A window from Cryobacterium sp. PAMC25264 encodes these proteins:
- a CDS encoding PadR family transcriptional regulator, which translates to MSSHRPDAPDPIAGDWPSDWLRATLGLMALRALEAGPSYGYAIIADLERSGLGVIKGGTLYPLLTRYEAAGLVVTEWRPGDAGPGRKYFALTDIGRAELHRLRADWARFTGTTITYLTEHRPTEENPS; encoded by the coding sequence CCCCAGACCCGATCGCGGGGGACTGGCCGAGCGACTGGCTGCGGGCGACGCTGGGCCTGATGGCGTTGCGCGCGCTCGAGGCCGGCCCCTCGTACGGGTACGCGATCATCGCCGACCTCGAGCGCAGCGGCCTGGGGGTGATCAAGGGTGGAACGCTCTATCCCTTGTTGACCCGGTACGAGGCTGCGGGTTTGGTGGTGACCGAATGGCGGCCGGGCGATGCCGGCCCCGGCCGGAAGTACTTCGCCCTTACCGACATCGGGCGCGCCGAACTGCACAGGCTGCGGGCCGACTGGGCGCGGTTCACGGGAACCACGATCACGTACCTGACCGAGCATCGACCGACCGAGGAGAACCCGTCATGA